A genomic region of Methanosarcina thermophila TM-1 contains the following coding sequences:
- a CDS encoding PAS domain S-box protein: protein MKNNNRISGIDIIGNVPWGIHFCQFYRTKEDLTDILIPYFKAGLENNEFCLWALPVELDEEKAKEALKVAIPDIHVYLEKGQIEIIPYTCKQVEEDALDPQMALKHLIEKISKALASGYDGLRYSGSDFCGQEGILESVTGKHPVIALCTYFLDICNVTTIFDIVSNHQLALIKREGKWEIIESSCQKSFMERKQAEEAQSVSEKRIRALITASSEAVYRMSPDWSEMYYLYGQGLLANTESPSHTWLQEYVPPEDRSHVIAAINEAIRTKSIYELEHLVWLADGNIGWIISRAVPILDENREIIEWLGTASDITERKKVEAERKKILGNLDKLVKERTEELQKAYDSLKKSEKNLAEAQEIAHLGSWELDFASKEFHWSDETYRIFGLKPQELKVNYDMFLNYVHPEDRKQIDNAAKEALKGKPSDINLRIILANGKERIVNVKFEIIFDEENNPVRAIGTTQDITEHRKAEEKIRILANAVESSNDAIITKSLDGTITSWNKGAEQVYGYSPEEVLGKAITILEPSILTGETEKLSERIKRGENIRNYETSRLRKDGTIINVSITLSPVFDLSGKLAAILIIARDITESKIAAEKLKESEEKYRNIVETASEGIVITNSENTIIYANEKMTDMLGYTLQDFIGKQIWGFISEECRPVVKRNLEKRRQGIIESYELELIRKDGSPLWVLLSAKPLFDKESKYVGAMSMLTDITKRKEAEESLINIETARKKEIHHRIKNNLQVISSLLDLQAEQFKNRKNIKDFEVLEAFRESQNRVISMALIHEELYKGGGFETLNFSPYIQELADTLFQTYRLGNTDISLNMDLEEKILFDMDTAIPLGIIINELVSNSLKHAFIDRDRGEIRIKLRREESIEPENESCQSTGSSFILTISDNGVGIPENLDIEDLDSLGIQLVTSLVEQLDGELKLKRNNGTEFTIRFTVAEKRE from the coding sequence ATGAAAAACAATAACAGAATTTCGGGCATTGATATTATTGGGAATGTACCGTGGGGGATACATTTCTGCCAGTTCTACCGGACAAAAGAAGATTTAACGGATATACTTATTCCCTACTTCAAGGCAGGACTGGAAAATAACGAATTTTGCCTGTGGGCTTTGCCAGTTGAGTTAGACGAAGAAAAGGCAAAAGAAGCCTTAAAAGTGGCTATTCCAGACATTCATGTTTATCTAGAGAAAGGGCAAATAGAGATTATCCCATATACTTGCAAGCAAGTAGAAGAGGATGCTTTAGATCCGCAGATGGCATTAAAGCATTTGATTGAAAAAATCAGTAAGGCACTTGCCAGCGGATATGACGGCTTGAGGTATAGTGGAAGCGATTTCTGCGGTCAAGAGGGAATACTGGAATCTGTCACTGGTAAACACCCGGTAATTGCCCTTTGCACTTATTTCCTTGACATATGTAATGTCACTACAATTTTTGATATCGTTTCGAATCACCAGCTTGCTTTGATAAAAAGAGAAGGCAAATGGGAAATAATAGAAAGTTCCTGCCAGAAAAGTTTCATGGAACGCAAGCAGGCTGAGGAGGCACAGAGTGTAAGTGAGAAGCGCATTCGTGCTTTGATAACGGCTAGTTCGGAAGCGGTATATCGTATGAGCCCGGATTGGAGTGAGATGTATTATCTCTATGGTCAAGGTCTTCTTGCAAATACAGAGAGCCCAAGCCATACCTGGCTTCAGGAATATGTCCCTCCTGAAGATCGGTCGCATGTAATTGCCGCCATTAACGAGGCTATCAGGACGAAGAGTATTTACGAACTTGAACATCTGGTTTGGTTAGCCGATGGCAACATAGGATGGATAATTTCACGTGCTGTTCCCATTCTGGATGAAAATAGAGAAATTATTGAATGGCTCGGTACTGCCAGTGACATTACAGAGCGCAAAAAAGTTGAAGCTGAACGGAAAAAGATTCTAGGAAATTTAGATAAGTTAGTTAAAGAACGTACAGAAGAGCTTCAGAAGGCTTATGATTCATTGAAAAAGAGTGAAAAAAATCTTGCTGAGGCTCAAGAAATAGCTCACCTTGGAAGTTGGGAACTGGATTTTGCAAGCAAGGAATTCCATTGGTCTGATGAAACATATCGTATTTTTGGACTTAAACCTCAAGAATTGAAAGTAAATTATGATATGTTTTTAAATTATGTGCATCCCGAAGATCGAAAACAAATAGATAATGCTGCTAAAGAGGCATTAAAAGGAAAACCTTCTGACATTAATTTAAGGATAATTCTAGCTAATGGAAAAGAGCGCATAGTCAATGTAAAATTTGAAATTATTTTCGATGAGGAAAATAATCCTGTCCGGGCTATAGGGACAACTCAGGATATAACAGAGCATAGGAAAGCTGAGGAGAAAATTCGAATACTGGCAAATGCTGTGGAATCGTCAAATGATGCTATCATAACTAAGTCCCTTGATGGTACTATTACAAGCTGGAATAAAGGAGCAGAGCAAGTTTATGGTTACTCACCCGAAGAAGTACTGGGGAAAGCCATAACCATCCTGGAACCATCCATATTAACTGGAGAAACCGAAAAATTAAGTGAAAGGATTAAACGGGGAGAAAATATCCGCAATTATGAGACTTCAAGGTTAAGAAAGGATGGTACGATAATAAATGTTTCAATAACCCTTTCCCCGGTTTTTGACCTATCTGGAAAGCTTGCAGCAATCTTGATAATTGCCAGAGATATAACCGAAAGCAAGATTGCAGCAGAAAAACTTAAAGAAAGCGAAGAAAAGTACCGAAATATCGTAGAGACAGCGAGCGAAGGTATAGTCATAACTAATAGCGAAAATACAATCATTTACGCTAATGAGAAAATGACAGACATGCTCGGATACACTTTGCAAGATTTTATTGGCAAACAAATATGGGGTTTTATCAGCGAAGAATGTAGACCTGTCGTCAAAAGAAATCTGGAAAAAAGGAGGCAGGGAATAATTGAGAGCTATGAATTGGAATTAATACGTAAAGATGGCTCCCCTCTCTGGGTACTTCTGAGCGCTAAACCTCTTTTTGATAAGGAAAGCAAGTATGTAGGCGCTATGAGCATGTTAACTGACATTACCAAGCGAAAAGAAGCTGAAGAATCTCTTATTAATATCGAAACTGCCCGTAAGAAAGAAATCCATCACCGCATTAAGAATAATCTTCAAGTAATTTCCTCTCTGCTCGACCTTCAGGCTGAACAGTTTAAAAACCGGAAAAATATTAAGGATTTCGAAGTTCTCGAAGCCTTTAGAGAAAGCCAGAATAGAGTTATATCTATGGCTCTTATTCATGAAGAGTTGTATAAAGGTGGAGGATTTGAAACACTAAACTTTTCTCCATATATTCAGGAACTCGCTGATACTCTTTTTCAAACCTACAGGCTTGGGAATACGGACATAAGCTTAAACATGGATCTGGAAGAGAAAATTTTATTTGATATGGATACTGCAATCCCGCTGGGGATAATAATTAATGAGCTTGTTTCCAACTCCCTCAAACATGCATTTATAGACAGAGATAGAGGAGAAATTAGAATCAAGCTACGCAGGGAAGAATCCATAGAACCTGAAAATGAAAGCTGCCAGAGTACAGGCAGTAGTTTCATTCTAACTATTTCCGACAACGGGGTTGGAATTCCTGAAAATCTCGATATTGAAGACCTTGATAGTCTTGGCATACAGCTGGTAACTTCCCTTGTAGAGCAGTTAGATGGTGAACTTAAACTGAAAAGGAATAATGGGACTGAATTCACCATAAGGTTCACAGTAGCAGAAAAAAGAGAATAA